Proteins encoded in a region of the Haloarcula sp. CBA1129 genome:
- a CDS encoding ABC transporter ATP-binding protein codes for MTKPNQRRVANDPDRPATASTAAIRVDGLRVTYADGTTAVRDVSLTVPRGEFFGFLGPNGAGKTTAVKVLATLLEPTEGEVVVNGHDATAAQTAVRETIGYMAQDVSVDAELTARENVAFACEAYGVPRGRRAERIAELLELADLGDVADTPAERFSGGMKKRLDAVTALVHDPDLVFLDEPTTGMDPKARNRLWDHFRRLNERGTTIFLTTQYLEEADALCDRVAVLRDGRIAATGSPAELKRRVGGQILEVDVDGGRETAETAADVAREGTRFGPDATVETVDDTVRVTTTDAAERGTDYLLALREAGVAVTGFDVDEPTLDDVFFAIADGRTDGFDAGLDDETGPGSSGGTR; via the coding sequence ATGACGAAACCGAACCAGCGACGTGTCGCGAACGATCCCGACCGGCCGGCCACCGCATCGACGGCGGCGATACGCGTTGACGGCCTGCGTGTCACCTACGCGGACGGAACGACTGCCGTCCGGGACGTGTCGCTCACCGTTCCTCGCGGCGAGTTCTTCGGGTTCCTCGGGCCGAACGGTGCTGGCAAGACGACCGCCGTCAAGGTGTTGGCGACGCTGCTGGAACCGACCGAGGGCGAAGTCGTCGTCAACGGTCACGACGCGACCGCGGCGCAGACGGCGGTCAGGGAGACCATCGGATACATGGCACAGGACGTGAGTGTCGACGCGGAACTGACCGCGCGGGAGAACGTCGCGTTCGCCTGCGAGGCCTACGGCGTCCCGCGCGGTCGGCGAGCGGAGCGAATCGCGGAACTGCTCGAACTCGCGGACCTCGGTGACGTCGCCGACACGCCCGCCGAACGGTTTTCCGGCGGGATGAAGAAGCGACTCGACGCCGTGACGGCCCTCGTCCACGACCCGGACCTCGTCTTCCTCGACGAACCGACGACGGGGATGGACCCGAAGGCGCGAAACCGCCTGTGGGATCACTTCCGCCGACTCAACGAGAGGGGGACCACGATATTCCTCACGACCCAGTATCTCGAAGAAGCCGACGCGCTCTGTGACCGCGTCGCCGTCCTCCGGGACGGCCGCATCGCCGCGACGGGGTCGCCCGCCGAACTGAAGCGCCGCGTCGGCGGTCAGATCCTCGAAGTCGACGTGGACGGCGGCCGTGAGACCGCCGAAACGGCGGCCGACGTGGCCCGCGAGGGAACTCGCTTCGGTCCGGACGCGACGGTCGAAACCGTCGACGACACGGTTCGGGTGACGACGACGGACGCCGCCGAGCGCGGCACGGACTACCTGCTTGCGCTCCGCGAAGCGGGCGTCGCCGTGACCGGGTTCGACGTGGACGAACCGACGCTCGACGACGTTTTCTTCGCCATCGCAGACGGGCGAACCGACGGCTTCGACGCCGGGCTCGATGACGAGACGGGGCCGGGATCGTCCGGAGGGACACGATGA
- a CDS encoding ABC transporter permease, with the protein MSSTGVDTGQSRSAGNSLVGDIWVNFKRWTRKAIRNPTVVFLELFMAVFSLLMFTAVFGDVGTLAIERAGFEGVGYLPFVLPAAVVQVSMSSSLSSGLGLVEDLQTGMFEKVTVSPMRWTAVFAGKAAAELFRLVCYVFVIFGLGLAMGATVATGLVGLFGIALVCVLFALWYMALSNAVAVVTRDEETLDAVGNLLLFPLLFLSSAFLPVSSLPAAVQVVATVNPVTYGVDAIRALVLGRDVLTVVEVTAFGGVSDTLVPALAVLCALDVVFGAVSVWLMGRATGSEVA; encoded by the coding sequence ATGAGTTCCACGGGCGTCGACACCGGTCAGTCGCGGTCGGCCGGAAACTCCCTCGTCGGAGACATCTGGGTCAATTTCAAGCGGTGGACCCGGAAGGCGATTCGGAATCCGACCGTCGTCTTTCTCGAACTCTTCATGGCGGTGTTCTCCCTGCTGATGTTTACGGCCGTCTTCGGCGACGTCGGCACCCTCGCTATCGAACGGGCCGGATTCGAGGGCGTCGGGTACCTCCCCTTCGTCCTCCCCGCGGCCGTCGTCCAGGTGTCGATGTCGTCCTCGCTCTCCTCTGGCCTCGGACTGGTCGAGGACCTCCAGACGGGGATGTTCGAGAAGGTGACCGTCTCGCCGATGCGCTGGACCGCCGTCTTCGCCGGCAAGGCCGCCGCCGAACTGTTCCGCCTCGTCTGTTACGTGTTCGTCATCTTCGGCCTCGGACTGGCGATGGGTGCCACCGTCGCGACCGGACTCGTGGGGCTGTTCGGCATCGCCCTTGTCTGTGTCCTCTTCGCGCTCTGGTACATGGCGCTCTCGAACGCCGTCGCGGTGGTGACCCGGGACGAGGAGACGCTCGACGCCGTCGGGAACCTCCTCCTGTTCCCGCTTCTGTTTCTCTCCTCGGCGTTCCTCCCCGTGTCGTCGCTGCCAGCGGCGGTACAGGTGGTCGCCACGGTCAATCCGGTCACCTACGGCGTCGACGCGATTCGAGCGCTGGTCCTCGGCCGGGACGTGCTGACAGTCGTCGAGGTGACGGCGTTCGGCGGCGTCTCCGATACCCTCGTGCCGGCGCTCGCGGTTCTCTGTGCGCTCGATGTCGTCTTCGGTGCCGTCTCCGTCTGGCTCATGGGCCGTGCGACGGGATCCGAGGTGGCGTGA
- a CDS encoding class I SAM-dependent methyltransferase has translation MTDAQSFYGRWARLYDWVASAPGVSSWRERTADALALAPGDTVVEMGCGTGANVPALRERVGPTGRVVGVDVTREMLDRAAEHPDRTGETVHYVRADAARPPIRDADAVLATFVAGIFEDPAAAVDAWCDSVRPGGRVALLNFQRSPSALAAPLNVAFEGVVRLSAPGARLSRRSHASAFERRVAAARERLTERTVARRYETMGGGFVGLLSGTVA, from the coding sequence GTGACCGACGCGCAGTCGTTCTACGGCCGGTGGGCGCGGCTGTACGACTGGGTAGCGAGTGCGCCGGGCGTCTCGTCGTGGCGCGAACGAACCGCTGACGCGCTCGCGCTCGCCCCCGGCGACACCGTCGTCGAAATGGGCTGTGGCACTGGCGCGAACGTCCCGGCGCTCCGTGAGCGCGTCGGCCCGACGGGGCGAGTGGTCGGCGTCGACGTGACTCGCGAGATGCTGGACCGGGCCGCCGAACACCCGGACCGGACCGGCGAGACAGTCCACTACGTTCGGGCCGACGCCGCGCGACCGCCGATCAGGGACGCCGACGCCGTGCTCGCGACGTTCGTGGCCGGCATCTTCGAGGACCCCGCGGCGGCCGTCGACGCGTGGTGCGACAGCGTCCGCCCGGGAGGGCGGGTCGCGCTGCTGAACTTCCAGCGGAGTCCGAGCGCGCTCGCCGCGCCGCTGAACGTCGCGTTCGAGGGGGTCGTCAGGCTCTCGGCACCGGGTGCGCGGCTCTCGCGTCGGTCACACGCCAGCGCGTTCGAGCGGCGGGTGGCCGCGGCCCGGGAGCGACTCACCGAGCGGACGGTCGCGCGGCGCTACGAGACGATGGGCGGCGGGTTCGTCGGCCTGCTCAGCGGGACCGTCGCGTAG
- a CDS encoding thiamine-phosphate synthase family protein, producing MRFIEEIVVDDFLPTFRSLLADALRERGLTQSEVADLLGISQSAVSKYVHGDVARHDDLLAHRGLEELVERLADGLADGDMSPVQALVETEVFVRELEQGGVLAQLHEDAVPELGDYDDEFAIHDPDSQLRSAERTLASVRRGLSVLENTSGFATLIPAVGSNLVQCLPDAESIEDVAAVPGRILDVKGRATIPADPEFGVSEHVATLLLAVRTAGSDARAVLNVRYDESVVTALRDAGLTVVEFDAEESVEPAVAAALADDPAADVLYHTGAMGIEPVVYLLGDDAVSVAETAREIL from the coding sequence ATGCGGTTCATCGAGGAGATCGTCGTCGACGACTTCCTGCCGACGTTTCGCTCGCTGCTGGCCGACGCCCTCAGGGAGCGCGGGCTGACACAGTCCGAAGTCGCGGACTTGCTCGGCATCAGCCAGAGCGCGGTCTCGAAGTACGTCCACGGCGACGTGGCGCGCCACGACGACCTGCTGGCCCACCGCGGACTTGAGGAGCTGGTCGAGCGACTGGCTGACGGGCTGGCAGACGGCGATATGAGTCCGGTGCAGGCGCTGGTCGAAACGGAGGTGTTCGTCCGCGAACTCGAACAGGGCGGCGTCCTCGCGCAGTTACACGAGGACGCGGTCCCGGAGCTTGGCGACTACGACGACGAGTTCGCCATCCACGACCCCGACTCGCAGCTGCGGTCCGCCGAGCGGACGCTCGCGTCGGTGCGGCGCGGACTCAGCGTGCTGGAAAACACCAGCGGATTCGCGACGCTTATTCCGGCGGTCGGATCGAACCTCGTCCAGTGTCTCCCAGACGCCGAGAGCATCGAAGACGTGGCGGCCGTCCCGGGACGGATTCTCGACGTGAAAGGCCGAGCGACCATTCCGGCGGACCCGGAGTTCGGCGTCAGCGAGCACGTCGCGACGCTGTTGCTGGCGGTACGGACCGCCGGGAGCGACGCCCGCGCGGTGTTGAACGTCCGGTACGACGAGTCCGTCGTGACCGCGCTGCGGGATGCGGGACTGACCGTGGTCGAGTTCGACGCCGAGGAGAGCGTCGAGCCGGCCGTCGCGGCCGCGCTGGCTGACGACCCGGCGGCCGACGTGCTCTATCACACCGGCGCGATGGGTATCGAGCCGGTCGTGTACCTGCTCGGGGACGACGCTGTGTCGGTCGCCGAAACGGCACGCGAAATCCTGTGA
- the dcd gene encoding dCTP deaminase, producing the protein MILSDADILRRLEQGDLVVEPLDDPDIQIQPASVDLRLGREFLEFQHANIPCIHPNSEDEVADYVDETVVAEDDEFILHPGDFVLGTTHERVAIPDDLIAHVEGRSSLGRLAIVVHATAGLCDPGYEGQITLELSNLGTAPVALTPGMRISQLTFTELKTPADRPYGAERGSKYQGQSGPQASKIQGDREFGGDQ; encoded by the coding sequence ATGATACTCTCAGATGCGGATATTCTCCGGCGGCTGGAACAGGGTGACCTCGTCGTCGAACCGCTCGACGACCCGGACATCCAGATTCAGCCGGCCAGCGTCGATCTCCGTCTCGGACGGGAGTTCCTAGAGTTCCAGCACGCCAACATCCCTTGTATCCACCCGAACTCCGAGGACGAAGTCGCCGACTACGTCGACGAGACTGTGGTCGCCGAGGACGACGAGTTCATCCTCCATCCCGGCGATTTCGTGCTGGGGACGACCCACGAGCGCGTCGCCATCCCTGATGACCTCATCGCCCACGTCGAAGGCCGGTCGTCGCTGGGCCGGCTCGCAATTGTCGTCCACGCGACGGCTGGCCTGTGTGACCCCGGGTACGAGGGTCAGATTACGCTCGAACTGTCGAACCTCGGCACCGCTCCAGTGGCACTCACACCCGGGATGCGAATCTCGCAGCTCACCTTCACCGAACTCAAGACGCCCGCTGACCGCCCGTACGGGGCCGAGCGCGGCTCGAAGTATCAGGGCCAGTCCGGGCCGCAGGCGAGCAAGATACAGGGAGATCGTGAGTTCGGAGGCGATCAGTGA
- a CDS encoding YIP1 family protein, which yields MPSSIRAFLLRPGAFFEQRRDRLNGFRGGGLALGIAVAVTVVLGVALRLFAAQFTGTVERDNPARPPEQMCEDGGVGGITVSGCDEPATQTVELGSIIWDYATEALPGLFFGFVIVWIGLMIGLYVGAKLAGGSGKFGETAEITAWGLLPSVVGVVAGGAALVFFAANTDLSASSPAVLLEQVRGLQNGLSGLVFLAIQIGTAVWQAAVWASGLRVVHEISRYAAVAIAVIAATLPVVLS from the coding sequence ATGCCCTCCTCTATCCGAGCGTTCCTCCTGCGACCGGGCGCGTTCTTCGAACAGCGACGAGACCGGCTGAACGGATTCCGCGGCGGCGGCCTTGCTCTCGGTATCGCCGTCGCCGTCACAGTCGTTCTCGGAGTCGCGCTCCGACTGTTCGCCGCCCAGTTTACCGGAACCGTGGAGAGAGACAACCCCGCACGGCCGCCAGAGCAGATGTGCGAAGACGGCGGTGTCGGCGGAATAACCGTTTCCGGCTGTGACGAGCCGGCGACACAAACTGTTGAACTCGGGTCGATTATCTGGGACTATGCGACTGAGGCCCTTCCGGGGCTGTTTTTCGGCTTCGTTATTGTCTGGATCGGACTGATGATCGGTTTGTATGTCGGCGCAAAGCTAGCCGGCGGCTCCGGCAAGTTCGGCGAGACAGCAGAGATCACCGCTTGGGGGCTACTCCCGTCCGTGGTCGGCGTCGTCGCCGGTGGTGCTGCACTCGTCTTCTTTGCTGCAAACACCGACCTCTCCGCGTCCTCGCCGGCGGTCCTACTCGAACAGGTCCGAGGTCTACAGAACGGGCTTTCTGGACTCGTGTTCCTTGCAATACAGATCGGCACTGCCGTCTGGCAGGCAGCTGTCTGGGCTAGCGGCCTCCGAGTCGTCCACGAGATTAGCAGATACGCGGCAGTCGCCATCGCCGTCATCGCTGCGACGCTGCCCGTGGTCCTCTCCTGA
- the pth2 gene encoding peptidyl-tRNA hydrolase Pth2 yields MKQAIVARADLGMGEGKLAAQVAHASLSAYEDAGPKPRKAWKGAGQKKVVLKATSESELFELADVAEREGLPHAVVRDAGHTQLDPGTVTALAVGPAEDELVDRVTGDLPLF; encoded by the coding sequence ATGAAGCAGGCTATCGTCGCGCGGGCCGACCTCGGTATGGGCGAGGGCAAGCTCGCCGCCCAAGTTGCCCACGCCTCGCTGTCGGCCTACGAGGACGCCGGCCCGAAACCCCGCAAAGCCTGGAAGGGCGCGGGGCAGAAGAAAGTCGTCCTGAAGGCCACGAGCGAGTCCGAGCTGTTCGAACTCGCGGACGTGGCCGAGCGCGAAGGCCTGCCGCATGCGGTCGTCCGGGACGCCGGCCACACACAGCTCGATCCGGGGACCGTCACGGCGCTCGCCGTCGGCCCCGCCGAGGACGAGCTGGTGGACCGCGTCACCGGCGACCTGCCGCTGTTCTGA
- the psmA gene encoding archaeal proteasome endopeptidase complex subunit alpha — MQGNEQQAYDRGITIFSPDGRLYQVEYAREAVKRGTASVGVRTADGVVIAADRHARSPLIERDSIEKIHEIDSHVGVASAGHVADARQLIDVARRQAQVNRLRYDEPASVESLTKEITDYIQQYTQTGGARPFGVALLVAGIENGEPRLFETDPSGTPYEWQAVAIGGSREDIQSFLEDEYAEEMDLEGGIELALRALASVNEDGLDATGVDIATIDVETEQFEKLAEDDIAERLDEFELGGAE; from the coding sequence ATGCAAGGAAACGAACAACAGGCCTACGACCGCGGGATTACCATCTTCTCCCCGGACGGACGCCTCTATCAGGTCGAGTACGCACGAGAAGCTGTCAAGCGCGGGACCGCAAGCGTCGGGGTCCGCACCGCGGACGGTGTGGTCATCGCCGCCGACCGCCACGCCCGCTCGCCGCTCATCGAGCGCGACAGCATCGAGAAGATTCACGAGATCGATTCCCATGTCGGTGTCGCCAGCGCGGGCCACGTGGCCGACGCCCGCCAGCTCATCGACGTAGCGCGCCGGCAAGCGCAGGTCAACCGCCTGCGCTACGACGAGCCGGCCTCCGTCGAGTCGCTGACCAAGGAGATCACGGACTACATCCAGCAGTACACCCAGACCGGCGGCGCACGCCCGTTCGGTGTGGCGCTGCTGGTTGCTGGTATCGAAAACGGCGAGCCGCGCCTGTTCGAGACAGATCCGTCCGGGACGCCCTACGAGTGGCAGGCCGTCGCCATCGGTGGCTCTCGCGAGGACATCCAGTCGTTCCTCGAAGACGAGTACGCCGAGGAGATGGACCTCGAAGGCGGCATCGAGCTCGCGCTCCGGGCGCTGGCCTCGGTCAACGAGGACGGCCTCGACGCGACCGGCGTCGACATCGCCACCATCGACGTCGAGACCGAGCAGTTCGAAAAGCTCGCCGAGGACGATATCGCCGAGCGGCTCGATGAGTTCGAACTCGGAGGTGCGGAGTAA
- the psmB gene encoding archaeal proteasome endopeptidase complex subunit beta: MHDPENRLTDAYEPEVGNLPNEDGGRDEENVVKTGTTTVGLSTENGVIIATDRRASLGGRFVSNKQVQKVEQIHPTAAMTLVGSVGGAQSFIRSLRAEADLYEVRRDEPLSIHALATLSGNFARGGPYFAINPIVGGVDEEGSHVYSVDPAGGVLEDDYTVTGSGTMVATGTIEGQYDPEMSLDEARDLAIRAVNAAAERDTGSGNGVVLAEITDEGVDIDAFDDYESAE; encoded by the coding sequence ATGCACGACCCCGAGAACCGACTGACCGACGCCTACGAACCCGAAGTCGGCAATCTGCCGAACGAGGACGGCGGCCGCGACGAGGAGAACGTCGTCAAGACCGGGACGACGACGGTCGGCCTTTCGACGGAGAACGGCGTCATCATCGCGACGGATCGACGCGCCTCCCTCGGTGGCCGCTTCGTCTCGAACAAGCAGGTCCAGAAGGTCGAGCAGATTCACCCGACGGCCGCGATGACGCTGGTCGGCAGCGTCGGCGGGGCCCAGTCGTTCATCCGCTCGCTGCGCGCGGAGGCTGACCTCTATGAGGTCCGCCGCGACGAACCGCTCTCGATTCACGCACTGGCGACGCTCTCGGGCAATTTCGCCCGTGGCGGCCCGTACTTCGCCATCAACCCAATCGTGGGCGGCGTCGATGAGGAAGGTAGCCACGTCTACAGCGTCGACCCCGCTGGCGGCGTGCTCGAAGACGACTACACCGTCACCGGCTCCGGGACGATGGTCGCGACGGGGACCATCGAAGGGCAGTACGACCCCGAAATGAGCCTCGACGAGGCCCGTGATCTGGCCATCCGCGCGGTCAACGCTGCGGCCGAGCGTGACACCGGGTCCGGCAACGGCGTCGTGCTCGCGGAAATCACCGACGAGGGCGTCGACATCGACGCCTTCGACGACTACGAGTCGGCCGAGTAA
- a CDS encoding universal stress protein yields the protein MQTFVLATNSETVSETLCSYLEGVLDPDDSVYAVNSQRGGDSTSSEAVADGKAALEVVSDRLGDRVSVETYQIIRGNSPANDIFDIAAEVDADELVIGVRKRSQTDRLIFGSVAQDIMRQSDYPMRVVPRE from the coding sequence ATGCAGACCTTCGTGCTCGCGACAAACTCCGAGACAGTCAGCGAAACGCTGTGTTCGTACCTCGAAGGCGTCCTTGACCCGGACGACAGCGTCTACGCAGTCAATTCACAGCGCGGCGGCGATAGTACGTCGTCGGAAGCGGTCGCCGACGGGAAGGCCGCACTCGAAGTCGTCTCGGACCGGCTGGGCGACCGGGTGTCGGTGGAGACCTACCAGATAATCCGGGGCAACAGTCCAGCCAATGATATCTTCGACATCGCGGCGGAGGTCGACGCCGACGAACTCGTCATCGGCGTCCGCAAGCGGAGCCAGACCGACCGGCTCATCTTCGGCAGTGTCGCGCAGGACATCATGCGGCAGTCGGACTATCCGATGCGGGTCGTGCCGCGTGAGTAG
- a CDS encoding sodium:proline symporter codes for MVSSAVVLGLTAATVVVFTGVGLFAARGRIDSVETYISARESAGSGTLAATVIASMMGVWILLSPAEAGAAFGGLPAVLGYAIGSAIPLLLFIPVGARIREVMPAGHSLTEFAYARFGSGMYLLVLLVSVFYMFIFLAAEMTGIAGALALVADVPLWQTSLLIGGFVLVYTTYGGLLASIVTDTIQTLVILPLLAVGFGGALLSLGVASELHATVVSADPTLLDPGFGPGLEFGLYVAFALLGANMLNQGVWQRVYAADGEGALRRGLGIAAVVVVPMLLLAGLFGIAATGLGLTESGSASIAFFLVVAEAFPTWVTLAVVVLAVLLVMSSADTMFNAIASVVTADLARLLDDPDQRTLWLGGRGLTIAVALGAIFIGAQGYSVLQLFLTADLLAAGVFVPFLAGLYTERLTGPGALVSGVAGLLVGFAYFPSLRGLVATIPGVGSVLPAPSFLIAFAGATLVSAALTVAATLLGGADADLDSLGREVRALDDPVADGGSEE; via the coding sequence ATGGTTTCCTCGGCAGTCGTTCTCGGCCTGACCGCGGCGACCGTGGTCGTGTTTACGGGCGTCGGTCTCTTCGCCGCTCGCGGCCGCATCGATTCGGTGGAGACGTACATCTCGGCCCGCGAATCGGCCGGTAGCGGGACGCTCGCCGCGACAGTCATCGCGTCCATGATGGGCGTCTGGATTCTGCTGAGCCCCGCCGAGGCGGGGGCCGCTTTCGGCGGATTACCGGCCGTGCTCGGCTACGCCATCGGGAGCGCGATTCCGCTCCTCCTCTTTATTCCGGTGGGCGCTCGCATCCGTGAGGTGATGCCCGCGGGCCATTCGCTGACGGAGTTCGCCTACGCTCGGTTCGGGTCCGGGATGTACCTGCTCGTCCTGCTCGTCTCGGTGTTCTATATGTTCATCTTCCTCGCCGCGGAGATGACCGGCATCGCCGGTGCGCTCGCGCTCGTCGCCGACGTGCCCCTCTGGCAGACTTCGCTGCTCATCGGCGGGTTCGTCCTCGTCTACACGACTTACGGCGGTCTGCTGGCGAGTATCGTCACCGACACTATCCAGACACTGGTCATCCTGCCGCTCTTGGCCGTTGGCTTCGGCGGCGCGCTCCTCTCGCTTGGGGTCGCGAGCGAACTCCACGCGACAGTGGTCTCGGCTGACCCGACGCTTCTGGACCCCGGATTCGGTCCCGGTCTGGAGTTCGGGCTGTACGTCGCCTTCGCCCTCCTCGGTGCAAATATGCTGAATCAGGGTGTCTGGCAGCGGGTGTACGCCGCCGACGGTGAGGGTGCCTTGCGGCGCGGACTGGGCATCGCCGCCGTCGTCGTCGTCCCGATGCTGCTGCTCGCCGGCCTGTTCGGCATCGCCGCCACGGGACTGGGCCTCACCGAATCCGGCTCTGCGAGCATCGCCTTCTTCCTCGTGGTGGCCGAGGCGTTCCCGACGTGGGTGACCCTCGCTGTCGTCGTCCTCGCCGTCTTGCTGGTGATGAGTTCCGCCGACACGATGTTCAACGCCATCGCCAGCGTCGTCACGGCTGACCTCGCTCGACTGCTCGACGACCCCGACCAGCGGACTCTGTGGCTGGGCGGCCGCGGGCTGACCATCGCTGTCGCACTCGGTGCAATCTTCATCGGCGCACAGGGGTACAGCGTGCTCCAGTTATTTCTGACAGCTGACCTGCTGGCCGCCGGCGTCTTCGTTCCGTTCCTCGCCGGCCTCTACACCGAGCGGCTCACCGGGCCGGGCGCGCTAGTCTCGGGTGTGGCGGGCCTGCTTGTCGGGTTCGCTTACTTCCCGTCACTCCGTGGCCTCGTCGCCACGATACCGGGCGTCGGGAGCGTCCTGCCGGCCCCGTCGTTCCTGATTGCCTTTGCCGGCGCGACGCTCGTCTCGGCTGCCCTCACCGTCGCGGCGACGCTGCTGGGCGGGGCTGACGCTGACCTCGACAGCCTCGGGCGGGAGGTCCGCGCACTCGACGACCCAGTGGCTGACGGGGGGTCCGAAGAGTGA